The Achromobacter spanius genome includes the window CGCCACATTGATCACGGCGGCAAAATCCTGCTTCGGCGAAAAATCCAGGTTCCGATAGACCCCCGGATTGATAGCGAATGAACTGTTCACCATCAACACCGTGTAGCCATCTGGCGGCGCCTCGGCCACGATGCGTGCGCCGATGTTGCCGCTAGCGCCGGGCCGGTTCTCGACGATCACCGGCTGGCCCAATTCTTCTTGCAGGCTGGCGCCGATGCGACGCGCCAGCAAATCCGTGCCACCGCCCGGCGGAAATGTCACCACGATTGTGATGGGGTGCGTGGGGTAGGTGGCGTCGACCGCCGCGTCGCCCGACGGCGAATTGCCGCAGGACGCCAGCGGAAGAACGGCAGACAAGGCAAGACTAGTTCGAAGCAGGCTTTTCATGATGCGCTCTCAGGCATCCAGGCCGATGTCCAGCACCTTGGCGCTGTGGGTCAACCAACCGACGGCAATCTGGTCCACGCCGGTGGCGGCCACGGCGGCGGCAGTGTCGGGAGTGATGCGGCCCGAGGCTTCGGTAATCGCGCGGCCACGCGCCATGTCGACGGCGCGGCGCAGGTCATCCAGGCTCATGTTGTCCAGCAACACCACGTCCACGCCTAGCGACAGCGCCACTTCCAGTTGCGCCAGCGTGTCCACTTCCAGCTCGATCTTGACCATGTGGCCCACGCTCGCGCGCGCACGCTGCACGGCGTTGGCAACGCCGCCCGCCAGCGCAATGTGGTTGTCTTTGATGAGCACGGCGTCATCCAGGCCGAAACGGTGATTGCTGCCCCCGCCCACGCGCACCGCGTACTTTTGCACGGCGCGCAAGCCAGGCAGGGTCTTGCGGGTGCAGGTCACGCGCGCGCCGTAGCTGGAAATGGCACGCGCAATCGACGCCGTGGCGCTGGCCACACCACTCAGGTGGCACAGGAAGTTCAGCGCCACCCGCTCCGCGGTCAGCATCGCCCGGGCATTGCCATGCAAACGTGCAATCTCGGTTCCGGGTGACAGATCGGCACCGTCGCGCAGCGATGCGCTGAAGCGGATGCCCGGGTCCATGGCTTGAAACGCCAGGCGCGCCAGGTCCAAGCCGGCCAACACGCCCTCTTGGCGCGACACCAACCGGGTTTCCGCGATGGCGTCGGCCGGCACGATTGCGTCGGTGGTCAGGTCGCCGGCGCGGCCCAGGTCTTCAAGCAAGGCCGCTTGAACCAGCGGCACGAGCATGATGTCCGGCAGAGGCGCGACATTCAGGCGAAAGGCATTCGTAGGCACTTCGGCATTAATGCTCATTTTGAGTATTTATGAGTTAAAAAAAGGCGCGCAGAGGTTGCGCACCAGTTATGCTAAATACGAGCATAAACCTTGTCAAGCGTCACAAGGTTCGTGACAAGGGCAATTTGCTACCGGCAATGGCGCGTTCCAGCAGCACGTCGCGCCGGAAACGGAACAGCTTGGCCGGCCGGCCCGCCGTGCCCGTCGCCATCTCGCCCGTTTCTTCAACCAACGCCTGCTGTTCGATCAGGCGACGGAAATTCTGTTTATGCAGCGCCCTGCCCGCCAAGGCCTCGACCGCCAATTGCAGCTGCAGCAAGGTGAACTGGGCCGGCATCAATTCAAACACCACGGGCCGATACTTGATCTTGGCACGCAAGCGCGCAATACCGGTCGCCAGAATGCGGCGGTGATCGTGGCGCATCGGCTCGCCCGGCAACACCGCCTTGCCTCCCCCGCGCCGCACGGCCTCGGGCACCGCCCCCGCCTCGAACAGAAGCTCGTAGCGCTGCAACACCATATCTTCATTCCATGCAGCGCCGTCCAGGCCGAAGG containing:
- the nadC gene encoding carboxylating nicotinate-nucleotide diphosphorylase; this translates as MSINAEVPTNAFRLNVAPLPDIMLVPLVQAALLEDLGRAGDLTTDAIVPADAIAETRLVSRQEGVLAGLDLARLAFQAMDPGIRFSASLRDGADLSPGTEIARLHGNARAMLTAERVALNFLCHLSGVASATASIARAISSYGARVTCTRKTLPGLRAVQKYAVRVGGGSNHRFGLDDAVLIKDNHIALAGGVANAVQRARASVGHMVKIELEVDTLAQLEVALSLGVDVVLLDNMSLDDLRRAVDMARGRAITEASGRITPDTAAAVAATGVDQIAVGWLTHSAKVLDIGLDA